One window from the genome of Megalobrama amblycephala isolate DHTTF-2021 linkage group LG4, ASM1881202v1, whole genome shotgun sequence encodes:
- the upk3b gene encoding uroplakin-3b has product MNTNAVIRLMSLMSMWMWTGQGQTFQPQLTPNDFQAKITSNTVILKQPYCIFDQTCNGCEIWLVAALSSATTTFDAQANSSAPYVLNLSPYPTAFNPSSRNFFVTKVGPLASFPCSQSSNDFYFIVGAEGNCSGTNCNGILPNGSIVSFKYLLIEVNNQTIVNMSNWSPNIPLLTLQNPQTINDGLSARSGAMVVITTILSVAAALLLLLFFIMLCVVCCGRKEGKPISGVSQTVMSSIRIPRYDTHLKDQVHPYDNPVYESEVKNYSTSDTLPKSGIQTQKL; this is encoded by the exons ATGAACACAAATGCAGTGATCCGTTTGATGTCATTGATGTCTATGTGGATGTGGACCGGACAAG GTCAGACATTCCAGCCCCAGCTCACACCTAATGATTTCCAAGCCAAAATCACCAGCAATACGGTAATACTGAAGCAGCcgtattgtatttttgatcagacATGCAATGGCTGTGAGATATGGCTGGTAGCTGCGCTGAGCTCAG CAACCACCACCTTTGATGCTCAAGCTAACAGCTCAGCTCCCTACGTCCTCAACCTGTCACCCTACCCAACAGCGTTTAACCCATCATCAAGGAACTTCTTTGTGACCAAAGTTGGACCTTTGGCAAGCTTCCCTTGTAGTCAATCCTCTAATGATTTCTACTTCATAGTCGGAGCCGAGGGGAATTGTAGTGGCACCAACTGTAATGGAATATTACCTAATGGATCCATTGTTAG TTTCAAATATCTTCTCATCGAAGTGAACAACCAGACTATTGTTAATATGTCGAACTGGTCTCCCAACATTCCTCTTCTGACAC TTCAAAACCCTCAAACCATTAATGATGGTCTAAGTGCGAGATCTGGTGCCATGGTTGTCATTACTACCATCCTAAGTGTGGCTGCGGCTCTGCTTTTACTCCTTTTCTTCATCATGTTATGCGTAGTctg CTGTGGCAGGAAAGAAGGAAAGCCCATATCGGGGGTTTCCCAGACTGTCATGAGCTCAATCCGTATCCCCCGATATGACACCCACCTGAAGGACCAAGTGCACCCCTACGACAACCCAGTGTACGAGTCGGAAGTGAAAAATTATTCCACATCAGACACTCTGCCCAAGTCTGGAATACAGACACAGAAGCTGTGA